TGATTTTAAAGATTCAATCAGATTTAGCAGATTCAATGAATCTTTGATGTGCAAAGAACCCATCCACACTTACTGATGATACTGCACAATTTCAATTTGTTACAAATAAAGTCAGGtgtatttcaaaacattctgtCTTTGCAGCAACATTGTATTGAGCTAGGTGGAAATCTAGCATCTATCCACAGCCAACTTACCCACAATTATCTGAAATCTCTTGTGAAAAGAGAAGCTGGTGCCATGACCCGGACCTGGATAGGTGGTCATGATGCAACTCAGgtactttatttttttcatcagTTCAGGATTCGGTAACTCGCAATCTGACATTGTGGGACTGCTAATATTTTTGGATCTGTATGATAAACTTGCTTCTTAATTTTTGTCATAAAAGTCTTTTGCGCATGTCATTTCTTGGAAATAACAACAAAGTAATGCAAATACTGTAATTCAAAGGATTTCATCTGGTTTTGGAGTGATGGATCAAGGTTTGTGTACAAAGACTGGCACACTGGCGAGCCAAATAATGCAGAGGGGGCCGAAAAATGCTTAGAGATGGGTTATGGAGGTAATGATATAAAGGTTTATGCTCACTTGTCAACAaatcatttgtacatttttttcagttttttaacattataCAATTAATCGTGTTTTTCTAACTGCATCATGTCTGCGTTGAGTAACGTAACTTTGAAATTCTACAGAGGAGCAGCGTTGGAACGATGCTCCCTGCAGCACCAAACTCTTCTTTCTTTGTTACAGAGCATCTAGAATTgaattttaaagaaatgttaagaaaatcatacaaaaacaagtCCAGAATAATCAAAAATAAGCTTACATCACGGGTTTCAGAAATAAGACAAAAAAGTCATGCTTATAATAAATGGAACTGGCAACACTGTCTACAAAGTCTTAAACCAAACTTACCAAACTTGTTCTTgtcaaaaatattattgaatGTAAAAGACACGCTTTCACAGTTCAATATCTATCtttgcaaaaataaagtttataaaGTTATATATGTACAATTTGTACAACTTGTTGCTCTCAACCCTGCAGTGTATTTGGCACATGTGTGAATCTGTTTTCTTTGGCAATAAATGGATATGTGGCGTAAGATGTGGTCATTTCAACTTTTTTTGTccaacatttaatttattatacaCTCTCTCTTTATAATTTGAGTAGTGACTAAATCATGAACAATATCTTGGAATACCTGGAAGTGTGTCATAATTAAATTCAGTAGCACAGtcacaaatacataaatgaaaagGAAACTTACAACACTACACACAACAGGTACTGATACAGTATGTCAGCTTTTCTCAAAACTAGAACATCACAACCACAATACAAAACTTATTGGTTGTATGGAAAGGGGAGTTTAATTGTGAGTTAGAGTGAATTTCACAATTTTCCCAGCACAACATAACCCATGAATTGTCTGAAAAATCTGCAGCTCCAGTCTGTCTGGTTTATGCAACTTCAGGTTGGACAGGTTTTTATGAGTTTGCTTGAAAACTTGTAAAGAATTCAATGACTCCCTGtcataatgcaaaaaaatctaagttTGGAGCAGAGTTGTGCAAGTTAAAGCAtgtcaaatatataaaatataatgcacGATATGTGCCTTTCTTATGTTGTTCTTTCTGCAAAGCTTTTGTTTACTTTCATTCATTTGGGTGTGCGTGTTTGAGCAAGTGTGTGTGGATTGTGCATTGTCCAGCATCTGTAATGACAATGAGATGTATAGAGTGACAGTACCAGTCTGTTCTGCTCATATTTCCCAACTTGGGCAGCATTCAAAAGTGTCTCAAAGCCCCCATTTGTTTGACATAACTCAGCATACAatgttttagtcttttttttttgtatgttgtgtTTTCAAATTTGTACAATATTCAAAATCTATTGACAAGGATTTGAGATTGTAAAGCGGTTGGCATAAAAGAGTTGACCTTGCAAAAGGACCCATTTTAATGACACttaaagaaaaatacagaaataatgttttatttttatagtaagAGTTATTAGGCGATTTCCTCATTTGTTATCGCTATCAAAATTTGGGACTGGGTTTAAATTttgatttgtgtattttttattggatagcgataaataaaccataaattaaataaatcgtattttaaaatgttgaaaCTATTTACAAATGTTTGAGAAGACGAGATAAGATAAACaacagcaaataaataaaaatttgaaagAAAATCAAGGTAGTGGGAGAGCGCAAGATTGTCTGCGTCACTCAGTGAGTGTAGCCTTTCTGTCCTGTGATTGGCTGCTAAGGTTCAGGCCGTAATCTGGCTCCGCCCCTACGGCAGCTGGTGTGATTCCCTAATGTCGCTGTAGTGCGGAGACGGGGGAGAAAACAGAAACGAAACGAGGCCGTGCAAAACAGGCCCCCACCCCCTCTTCTCTCCGGGAAACGAATCTCAGTCTGATGAGATTGGCGAGGAGACGCTGTCGGGCCGGTGCATGTGAAGCTACACAGCTATGGAGGAACGGTAAGACCgaaatgcagacatgtaaaaCAGAAGCGAAAGGCAGCGATGTAGGATGAAGCTGGGTATTTTGTGCGCAGCATCTTTGATACATGGGAAGCGAGAACGGGGGTGGGGAGAAGCTGGAGGAGAGATGGATGCTGTGATGGAAGATGTTATACTGTTGCGTTTCTGTAGCTGCATTGGAGGTTTGCATGAAATCCACAGTTTTGATTCAGTTCTGACAGCATCTGATACACGCAGTCGTGCAGCTGCATCAGTTATCTTTGAGTGAAATGAAAGTGAGTGTTTGCATGTCTCATAGGCCTCACGTGTAGGAGGACTCCTGTTTGTCTCTTCTGTAGCGTTGGATGTACTGTAATCTAATATTCTGTTGATTTTATCTGTCATGGAGCTTTCAAATGTACCTAAATCTCTAGCTGGCAGGCTTTGATTTAGGGTGATGTCAATATGCACTGCTTTCTGGCCTCAATTCAATGAAGTTGACAAAATCAATGAAACCAGCCAAACATTTTTCCTTTTCTCCAAACATAAAGAAGAAGAAAACGAATTTTGCTTCGACTGTATACCATACTTATCGTGTGCATATTATATTAGAAAACATGCATATTTTAGTCCATGGCATAGCTCCCAGTGAATCGGTTTCATGGTTTGTCAGTGTTATTAAATTATGGTGCATGGAATTCCATCTTATATTGTGGTTTTGGATTGTCCCATGACTGAGGTCTTGACCTTCTCATAtgtaccaaacagtcattttttattatttgttgaaAACTGAGATTTAATAATTGAAAAATGACGTCATAACGCATTTTAATAATAGcaacatttctattttttatatacgtttatatttgtttagttttatgcTGTTTGCTTTAATCAGGGTTGTACAATGCTTTTACTTTGTAGATGAAACACTTGCAAACCTaatataaacttaaataatatttaatagaaCCTTATGAGGTTGATTAAAACTTTGATTGGCCATTTgctgaaaaataaagaaatgttttaagaaTTGTAGGCCCTATTTTTTATCCTTTTGAAGACACtttttttgtcttattaacTTTAGTAAAAGCATGTGAAAGCCCCCAGCTTCAACCCATATTCTGAATGTAAGCCGTTTAGATGTTGACCACATGGTCATGACAGGTTTGTGCATGTGCCGTCGTGAGAATGACATCTCATCTTAGTCTCGGAGCTGAAAGCGAACTGGCCGATTAGGTGATCTTGGATTCTCTATCCAGAACGCATGAGTGCTCTCTGCCCCGGGGGAATTCTGCTTCAATAACTCTGAATAGCCCTTCACAAAATCTCTTGCTTGTCTTTGGCAGGATCCTTATAGTTAACATTCCTTGTCCTCGGTCACTGTCGTCTCCGAGATGTAAAGGGCGCTCCGGGTCTAACACTGAGAGCTTTTTGTGATGGAAATAATAATGTCTGAAATGACATGACTCATGAGTAATGATGTATGCCAGCTCGGTATTCCATTTCCTCACATCTTGTGCATAATTGCACTCATTTTTCCATGCAATACAATTCCCATGTGACCTCCATTCCCATTCGGTTTCAAATGCTGACTGCGTTTTGTTCTTTCAACATTTTCTAAAATATCAGGGGTGTGAGGTACTACTTTCAATGTGCAATATAAAGCGTTGCCTTTCATgacatcatcattattattattatggaaTAATCGCTTATGGTCAAATCAAATGAACCAAAACTGTTGCAGTCGATGCAAATTCATTTAATCATTTTCTGCAATAATGGTCTAAACAGGTGCCTCTCTAATCCATTCACGTGACAGCATGCAAAAGGGCTCCATTCATTTCAGTCAATGTCCACTCTCTGTTATTAAAGTGGATGTGTACGGTAGGGGGTTGAGGTCAGAGCGGGTCATCGTGGGTAAATCTACCTGTTATTATCATCACACCATCTGTTGGTGGATTGCTGTGAGCACACTACCAAGAATCTCATTTaacctttaaaaaacatattattcTGACTGAGGGAGGATCTGCTGTAAACAGATATCTTTCATTGACAATTTGACGTGTGTGTTTGCTCTACCTCTTTCCCCGTCTTGTCGAAATCTGGGTCAGAATATTTCAACCCTGTGTAAATTATTAATAGAGTTCATGCAACGAGTTGTATTTCTGGACATTCAATACATTTCAGTAATTACTGTTGCATTAGCAGCAATACAGattgaaatgtatttgttgaatttatgcaattcaataaaaaagattttgggttacagttttattttacagcagTTTACTGAGTTTTAAGGCTGGCACTGGGTCTAGGTCAAAGTGAGACAAGTAAACATCTACACGGCAAATACCAACACTAGCTGATTGTGTGTTAGCTTTTATGTGTGTTTACAATGTCAAGGCACGATGACAACATATTTAGATGTTAATCTTTTGGACAGCAGGTAACAATAATGtcagttcatttaaattaatatgggtaacttaaagggatagttcatccaaaataaaaaaaatctgtcctcATTTATTTATCCTTGTGTCATTCtgaacttatatatatatatatatatatactgtatatactgtatatatacaaaagaagatattttgagaattgtctgagtggttttgtgtcaatacaatggaagtcaatgggggccaatgttgtttggttaccaacactttttcaaaatatcttcttttgtgttctgcagaagtcatataggtttggaatgacacgaggattagtaaatgatgaaataattgttatttttaggtcatttatccctttaatgtgatACAATATTCGTTTTATTATTGCTGGCCCAACATGCACCACAATCTTACATGAGTTTAGAAGTACTTGAGCTGTGATGATCAGTATGCCGGGCTCATTTACTTGCTTTCAACACATGAATGACAGAATGAGAAAATATTCATGTGACTGCAGCACTTGTGAATTGCTATTTTAGTTACCATAGTAACCTGTGGGTGTGGAGTATTAGCTCTGACTGCACTTGTACCAGTTCTTGTAAAAGTATCTTGTGCTAGCTATCATATAAAAATGGTATATGAATACCGTGCGTGTAATCAAAACCATCGCACCAGTATCTGATGTATAAAATGATACGTTTGTAGTCGGATCCCTATTCAGgaacatgtttgtgtgtatatttcTACATACAGGTATCTCTCTTCTTCTGTTTTCTTCAGGGGTCCGTCTCAAGTGAGGGGAGACTGTATTTGGCCCCTACAACACGTGGCGTGTTCCACTTTCCTGCGGATCAAATATACCTGCCTGCCGTAGTACTGCTGCACCATATTCGGACACGCACAGACACATACATACTCGCATGCACAAGGACTGAATTCTGTAAGGTGAGAAACACTGTGAATAGCTGATTCTCActcttaaggtctttgcacatacagtccgaaaatttcgtatgcgttttttcgtatttggctctcgtttgtacgatgtctctgaattgttaaaaaaggcgactcaaaatgcttgacggatgcgaaaaacgcagaaaatcgaacccggtccgaatttttttatgactgacgaaaatatcggaggcagtgtgcaAATGTGATTgtcacaacgtgaggtcgtatttattttttaacgtgcggaaatttcggacgcaaatttcggactcaatgtgcaatgggcttaactaTGTTTTTAGACACGTTTATTTCTGGACAACCTGGTTTCTAAGCTTGTAGTTTTCACCATCTGGTATTCCACATTAATTGCGGAAAATTATTTTCTCCACTGCGAAACtgccaatgtaagtcaatggagttcctttttacattagtaaaaaACAATTGCGAATTTTTCAActtaacatacatacataagTCTATAAATCATCGGATGTGACAGAAAAATATAGTCATGTTTTAAACATTGGTACACAGTCAATAGAAGCCATTACTATTGACATTTAAGGTTGCGtcttcttttattatttaaaatgtccCTGTCTATAGCAAAGGTGTACGTTTGCTTTACGGTTTTGCTTTGTTTCGtttggttgttttttttttgtctgcaTTGTCTGCATAAGCTTTACAGATAAATATGGAACATGAACAGTGATAAAGATCAAAGATCAACCATCAAAGATTTGTGAATTTCTGAATAAAAGTCTATGTGTATTATTCATACACAATATAGTTTTACCCACATCAGTCATGTGTTTGATGTGCCTGTGCAGAAAAGCAGCTCAATTATTTCGTCCAAACTGAACCTCACCTTCAAGATGTCCCATTCAAATGGTCTCTTGTGTTTCAGGTTTGTATTGTGAGTGCATTGATACTGTCCAACCGCATGGAGGCACAGCAGGCTTCTCCTGACAGCAGCAGTGAGGAATGTACTGTACTAGAGGCTCTGCCTGGCAAAGGAACGGGACTAACTTGCTCACAACACAATGGAAAAGTGAGATCCGTCCCAGTGCGCacattcacaaaaacacaaacgcaTCAAAACAATTACACAGATGGGTGACATATCCTAAAGGCATTGTATCTCCCATGAGCATAAGCTTTGTGTCCCAGAAAAACACGTTGGATGACAAAGTACAGTGTAGTTACATGTCAAATTCTAGTATCAGCATAACAATTTGAGTAACAGGTCAAGTGAAAATGTACAGGAATTTCTATGTCCAGTTTCACGTATGTCCCTCCGTTTGACAGAATGTGCTCGGGCTGACATTGACTTCATAAGTTTGAGGCAAACTTGATTAATGTTATCCTAGCATTATATGAGAATCTTATGTTTTCATACAAGCAAGAAAATCTTACATTTTGTGCATAGTGGTTAAAATGCTCAATTTAAAAATTTGCATGTCAGAGACTTTGAAAATCTCAATACTTAAAGCGTCATGAAACATTAAACAACATTTGTGTAGATGTTAAAGTTGGTTGTGTTGCAcatcatagaaaacaatgttagcaactgtTAGTTATTACAGTGGAGAAAACTAGTTAATTTTGCGCTATTTTTGCCTTCCGGTTTTAAAATCGTCATCTGGGACGTGGCGATGTACGATAGTACATCTATGACGCATCGGTGTCTCATAATTATTCACgagactgtgttttcttttccaatgagaagacatttcTCCAATCATGACAGCACCAGGTGTGTTTCTAGATGATCCTTCTGAGAGTTTTCAGTATACGATTTTACctttaaaggtgtcctgaacttgccgtttttattattttatactgttgtctgaggtctacttatgacattcgcgtggtttttacattcgaaaacatcacaatcaataagtaataggctattttctacccgggttttgaggacgtctcgacaaacgctctgttttaatgggtgtgccgcattgaagacttggaagtaaacgcccactgctatgattggatagtagtagtaaacttagttggagccttctgtgaatttggttagacacgtaacgttaggttgcacattatcaggacatatcaagcgatctctaacaaagcaatagtcgctctaaataaaaataacagtgaaagaagtcctcacttttgcacatatgacacggggatagccgctctcgagagcccttcATAAAGTGACAgcgttgccagatcttcacagagaaaataagcaaataaagacaagacaaaaacaaaccttaaaatgcaaattgtttatatattttataagaccaaaaattcttaaaatctgcaacagaccatttattaagacctatgtgctgaggctttttgatctaagaccaaacaacaagcataaaagcgcttattaataacaaacatggcaacacatcaaaagagcgctgtgtgatgtagccttccgagcataaacacaacacagcgcatatcagcactttagtttaaactgacggacaaaacgaatctttagccgaaaaatatgtcgctatgtttaccagtttgtcaatcatcacaaatgcgggagtgtgtactatgtgtggctaaagtcattcgcgaaccagtgggcggggctagagaagtagtcgttgatagtTTTCTGTGGTGGCgatgttcaacctatctatgtcatagataggtgcattccaggacctggcgttcgctgagcctggtgtcaataacagttgtaatttcagtaaccagggcgttttcagttctgacacttacaggatgttcgcttgaatacatTTCCCTTGAATTCATCGCCCCCTTTGAATCACAGATTCTCAGTGTTCTCTTTCACTTTTGGACCCCATTTTATATACTGGACAATTCAATggtagaaaatgaaaaaatcacTAATTGACTAAAGTGAAGTTAACATTTACTGCCATTTATGCAATATGTGCTCTTTCTGATTGTATATTTGGGTCATGACACACTTTTATTCCACCGACGAGCACAGTTATCGGCTAATGGCTGAATATTAGATGCGTAATGTGCCTTGTCAATATGTTTATCACTAATCCAGTGGCATTATTTTTATAGGTGCCTGCATTGTACTGTGTGCCATGTGAGAATGCGGTTTGCGAAGACTGTCTGAATGCAGAACATGCTGAACATCCCACAGATTCACTGGAAAATATTGTGAACCAACAACTTGCAGTACTGCAGGACAGAGTGGATGCAGCTAAAAACAGGTTCaccataaaaacaataatgcctTTTTCATTCCACTTAATGTGAATGTCAGGCAAAAGTCTGCCACCTCTGATGTGTTTTTTGGGCTAATTTAACAACGTGAAGGAGGCTCCATTTTCCAATAAGTGCTTACTGCTCCATGTAAcacattttgatatattttaacaCAGTCCACAGATTTTATCTTGCAATCGTGCCCAAATGATGAAGTAGGTCTACAGATTATGTGCAAATTTAAGGATTAAGGCCCGTTCAGACCAAGATCAATAACTTTTATTGTTATGGTTGTGATGTGGACTTCGCTGTTCTCTTAAATTTTGATTTTCAAAACTTTGTAGTTACTCTTTATAgttttaaatatctttataGTTACTGCTATCGCCCTTATTGTGAACCATattttttaacacaattttatttctaaaatgcttgATTCATCATCTGATTGCTTGTTGATTTATTATTGACTTCAGATGAATAGATTGATGTTTGGATGAAATAATGTAGTCATTGTACTGATTCACAGGCTGCCTCAGATAAGAGAATCAGTTCAGTGCTTGAGAGATATTCTGCAGCAGCTGAACACTCAGCGGAGTTCTATCGAGGAGGACATTCACTCCTCCTTCAGCGACCTTCACAAAACTCTCGACACACGCAAGAGCGTCCTGCTCATGGAGCTGGAGGTCACGTACGGGCTGAAGCagaaggtgtgtttgtgtggttgaagtgatagttcacccaaaaagaacaattttgttcaaaacctgcatatgactctttcttctgtgaaacacaaaagaagatattatgagaaaAGTTTCAATGGAATCGTGTGCATACAatgaatgttgtttggtttccagcgttcttcaaaacgtcttttgtgttctgcaaaaaatagtcatacaggtttggaatgacataaggatgagtaagtgatgacagaatttttatttttgggtgaactgtctgtTTAATACTTATCTTTGCGTCTCCTTCAGGTTCTGCAAGGTCAGTTGGACACATTGCTTCAAGAAGAAGCGGCCATAAACTACAACTCCAGCCTGACTAAAGGGGCCTTGGACGGAGGCAACAAAGCCGTCGTTCTCCAAACCAACAAGGACGTAGGAGAGAGACTGAGCGAACTGGCCAGTCAGGGTCTTCCCCTTCAACCTGAAGAGAATGACCAGCTGGACCTCGTGATGGAGATCGAAGGACTCCGCAAGTCCATCCACAACCTAGGAACTGTTGTCACCACCAATGCGGTGGCCAGCCAGACCGACGCTTCAGGGGAGGGTCTGGAGCAGTGCGTCGTGGGTCACCCCATGTCTGTGATCATAACTACTAGAGACAAAGCTGGTGGATTGTGCAAGACTGGAAACGCCGTTATCTCGGCAGAGGTGTTCACGCCAGATGGAAGCGTTGCGGATGGTGAAATTGTGGATCTTAAAAACGGAACTTATGAATTTCAGTATACGGTGAAGAAGGAGGGCAATTTCAGTCTGGCTTTGAGACTGTATGATCAGCACATAAAAGGAAGCCCATTTCAATTAAAGGTCACCAGTTCTCCGGATGACTCCCCCTGCACCACCACCGCGGCCAACGCCGCCTCCACGGGTTCCAGTGACGGTGGGGCAAGGAAACGGAGCGCTAAGTCTCCAGGGAGCAGGAGCCGACAGAAGGGTGTGAGGCGGGGCGGAAGCCTGTTCAGTACCCCAAAGAAAAGAGTTAACCCGATAGAGGATGACCTTATTTTTAGAATAGGTACAAACATTATATTTCATGTTGAAGGTATAGACTTGGTTTAATATATAATGTGTCAatcatatttactttttatcCTTAACCACTGGTCAAAATGTGAAATAGTTGAAATGACTTCATTGAAATGTCAATTTAATTAAACTTGAAAATACAAGCTAGCAAAAAACGTTTTTACAGTGCTACACGAAATTGATGTGCGTGCACCACTTGCATTTTCTTtcaaacaaaaagtaaaataaacgGTCTTTACTAACCTTCTAAAAGTACTTAAGAGGTTGTGTAACCTTCAGCTAAAGTCTGTTTGTTTCACAGGAACAAAAGGGAGGAATAAAGGAGAGTTTACAAACCTTCAAGGAGTAGCAGCTTCTTCAGATGGAAAAATCCTGATTGCAGACAGTAACAATCAATGTGTGCAGGTGAGCAAATGCTGAATGTCTGTttgtgttgatttgttttgttttcatacttACTGCATCTACACAGCAAGACCCTTACTAGTATCTAGTTTTAGTGCTCAAGACAGTCTTCTCCGTCACTCTATAGTaaataatattcgttttttactaaattttcacatttctaaagtatatattttcttcattgaataaatgaattgtcattaatagttatattgtcaaaaccttaaaataatcacCATAATCGCAGTGatttaatagacaattaatcgtcagccaaatttcttaatcatgacagccctatttGCAAGTCAGTGTATGCAAAGTAGTAAGTTTTGACCACTAcgttttatgtacttgctcaataactgattatagtttatttttaacccaaaaagttacagattacaGCTTTTAAAgggtagtttacccaaaaacaaattttctgatatcatttactcaccctcttgagagagatattttgaagaatgttggtaaccaaaaaccattgacttctattttatggacacaaaaccagtgcaattCAATGTTTTcgtttaccaacgttcttcaaaatatcttctgttgtgttctggagaagaaagaaagtaaatgatgacagagttttcgtTTACCTTTAAGAGAAGGAAAcgtaatatttaaatattttaaatgatcctTTTTAAACATTGAAACTGTCgaacaaacaacaaagaacTCATTTTACAGTATCAGACAGTATTTAgacttttttatacaatgtgtactgtatatagaaatTCTACAGCTCTGATAGTTCAATTTTTTTTTGCTACAATTTGTATCATTTACTTTCGTGCTTGTTCTGTACCTTTATTATAGCCTGTGATTTAATCAAATCAGCGATTGTCCTTCAAGTTGTTTAAACTGGCAAAAAACAATGACCACactttcttgaatttcttgttGAGCAGATGTTTTCAAATACGGGAGAGTTTCAGAGTCGTTTCGGAGTACGTGGCCGGTCACCAGGGCAACTTCAACGGCCAACCGGAGTCGCTGTACATCCAAATGGTGACATCATCATCGCTGACTACGACAATAAGTGGGTCAGCATCTTCTCCAGTGAAGGCAAATATAAGGTGAGTTACAGCAAAGTCCCATTTGAAAAAACAGGTCTAAAAGTGATGTATTGTATTAATGATAATATTGCTTTTTCTAAAGGCTAAACTGGGCTCAGGAAGGCTGATGGGCCCAAAAGGCGTAACTGTGGACCAGAATGGTCACATCATCGTTGTGGACAACAAAGCCTGCATGGTTTTCATCTTTCAGCCCAGCGGTAAACTCGTCACTAAGTTTGGCAGCAGGGGAATCGGAGACAGACAGTTTGCTGGTGAGTTCATATTTACAGCGGTGAAGACAAATGCATGATACTAATGGTTGAAAATTGCATTGTAGCATGAGTgtcaaatgaaatgttttacattctgttacataaaaatatgattttatcaGATGTGATGATTGTTGAGAACCATTTAATCATCCATTCTACATAGGGCCACACTTTGCAGCAGTCAACAACAACAATGAAATAATCATCACAGATTTTCATAATCACTCTGTTAAGGTAAGTTCAGACTATTCTTTCATTCTTGTTACTTAAAATCTTCAAACTGGCAACTTTGAGGATGTTTTCTATTTTCAGACTTTTTCTATTTAATGAATTTTACCTTTTCTAGGGCCCTTAGAAATAGAAATAAAGGCTAATTGGGACTATAGAAGATTTGcttattttctcatttaaataaaaaatggtataaaaagggttttgtttgaTTGCTTTgcaattttttcatatttaaataccaattcaaattcattttttttacaatattgcATATATTAAAGAGCTTCACAGTTAGTACAGGGAAGCAAATTACAGgcaaaaaaatgctaaaatattatgattatattatcatttatttgtattattttattctgtaaatattATTACAGAATATAAGTGCATCTTTATATTAAAACTGGAGTCATCCAAATATCAAAAAAGGTGTAATATCCTATTATAAAAACGTGTATATTCATGAttcttactgtaaaaataatagtcTAATAAAGTATTACATAAAGGAGTCTAATTCTCTTAAATACTTTACTGTATGTCCTTATAaagtcaaataataataaaatcttaGTTAAATCTAATCACATTCCCTTATGTCTCTGTTATAGGTGTTCAATGCAGATGGGGAATTCTTGCTTAAGTTTGGGTCGAATGGTGAAGGCAATGGACAGTTCAATGCACCTACAGGGGTCGCTGTGG
This sequence is a window from Triplophysa rosa linkage group LG4, Trosa_1v2, whole genome shotgun sequence. Protein-coding genes within it:
- the si:dkeyp-75b4.10 gene encoding ladderlectin, whose product is MWKSASLLCFVLVLNEVSGVNSEEPIMGRKCPSGWQKFGSQCFKFFKEQKTWAEAEQHCIELGGNLASIHSQLTHNYLKSLVKREAGAMTRTWIGGHDATQDFIWFWSDGSRFVYKDWHTGEPNNAEGAEKCLEMGYGEEQRWNDAPCSTKLFFLCYRASRIEF
- the trim2b gene encoding tripartite motif-containing protein 2; the encoded protein is MEAQQASPDSSSEECTVLEALPGKGTGLTCSQHNGKVPALYCVPCENAVCEDCLNAEHAEHPTDSLENIVNQQLAVLQDRVDAAKNRLPQIRESVQCLRDILQQLNTQRSSIEEDIHSSFSDLHKTLDTRKSVLLMELEVTYGLKQKVLQGQLDTLLQEEAAINYNSSLTKGALDGGNKAVVLQTNKDVGERLSELASQGLPLQPEENDQLDLVMEIEGLRKSIHNLGTVVTTNAVASQTDASGEGLEQCVVGHPMSVIITTRDKAGGLCKTGNAVISAEVFTPDGSVADGEIVDLKNGTYEFQYTVKKEGNFSLALRLYDQHIKGSPFQLKVTSSPDDSPCTTTAANAASTGSSDGGARKRSAKSPGSRSRQKGVRRGGSLFSTPKKRVNPIEDDLIFRIGTKGRNKGEFTNLQGVAASSDGKILIADSNNQCVQMFSNTGEFQSRFGVRGRSPGQLQRPTGVAVHPNGDIIIADYDNKWVSIFSSEGKYKAKLGSGRLMGPKGVTVDQNGHIIVVDNKACMVFIFQPSGKLVTKFGSRGIGDRQFAGPHFAAVNNNNEIIITDFHNHSVKVFNADGEFLLKFGSNGEGNGQFNAPTGVAVDVNGNIIVADWGNSRIQVFDGSGSFLSYINTAADPLYGPQGLALTSDGHVVVADSGNHCFKVYRYLQ